The window TCTCTGGTTTTTGAGACTCAGGACTTATTGGGATTCTGAACTGCTGAGACATACAAGATATTCATGGCCTATCGTTCTTGGTCTTCCTCAGATTGACTTGAGGAACTTCAAGCATGGCCCCCAGTGGGCACTTCCAGTACTATTAAGTAAGAGTGACTGACTTAGCATATGTGAAGCACAATGCACATCAGAAATATCATTCACACTGACAAACGCAGGGTGAAAAAGTTCTGAAAATCGGTTGGAAAATGTTACTTTCAGGTTATTTTTTCTGATTGCTAAAAACAGGAGGTTAGCAGTTTTCTGAAACAAGAGatcctttttcctgtcttttcgaGCATATATaattctaaaacttttttttttgagatatccACTAATTTACTTGTGGCATTATTTGGTTCCAGACCATCTATTTAAACTGGCTTAgatgatatttttgtttgcttgaaagTCACCATGTTTAATAAATATGCAGTATTCATTGTGTTTCTTTGAGACAGTGAACCTGATGTCCAGGTTTTCCACCAACTTTTGTTCTTCAGTAAGTAGTTAAGGCCAATTTTTCACTGACTGCCTTTTTAGGCCATTATGTTCTGAAGTTTCCATCTTAGAATAGATACCAGATCATAAGGCACGTATCGGCATGTAATCATATGATTCTGCAATATACTATATAAAACATTTCTTACCTTGGAAAACTATACTGTTTTATATGCTACATGTTTatggtttaaaaagaaagatgttttagTAATTTTCTGTCAAAGCATACATAAGCATGGTATCCTCTGTAATATCAAAATAATCCTCATTATTTCAGAATAAGACCTCTTTCAGATGGCAGCAACCCTTGGTCAACCCttttaatgaaaaatcagaaGGGTGTTCCTTTAGCTTCACTATTTGTGGACCAAGGTAAGAGCTACTTCTGAAAAAGTGAAAGTTGTCATGTAATGGTACTAAGTCTCTCTCCAGTGTTATAAACGGCATGgctcaagtttctcaagggctgTACAAACCTCATAAATGTTGTCCTGCTACGGATACTTTTCgtctgtcaaaacaaaacaaaaacttacaTATAAAAAACTAAGTGTTAAAATCCTTACCTTTTCATCGTTAGCATCTAAGAAACTTATATGGTGTGTGAGCAGTGCTACAAACAGATTTTTCCCAGTTTTTGAGATACAGGCTGATCTGTTTGAGGTCTGCAGGCacagcattttaatttcttctgcaaagaaataattaaatcagTAATTTGCTTGACATTTAAAATGATCATTAATGAATTTATTGTCAGTGGGTAAGCCAGAAGCCTAATATATTCCCAGATATTagttctctgttttttaaaatgggaCTTACTCTCTCAATTTTGGAGAGGGCGGAAAAAGGGATATTTAGATTCCAAATCTTAAAGTTGTCTAGGCAGCTTTTCAGGATTGTTAAGTAAGTCATAAGGAAGAACATTATACTTAATATTCTCAGGGTCAGGAGCATAATAGCTGTAAATATAACATAAACAAAATGTTGCTTTCTGTGTCTGTTACTCTAAATGTGCTGTAGCTGTACAACATTTATAATAGTTTTATATTTGCACCCACTTTCTCTAGCAGagatttttatctgaaaaaaataagtTACAACTGTCATAGAAATGAACTGTAGTATAACTTGGTGTCCACAGCAGCTTATAGATTTATGCTAGCTGGAAGAGGAAAGGCTAAGCTGCCTGGgcactcctttcctccccctcccctgcccaggAGAAAAGCATTTTCATCTTTATATATAGTGTTAGGGCTGTCAATCAAGGCTTCATAAATAGCAGTTTCACAGATTTATTAGCCTACTACTAAACCCCTATGTACAGAGAAGATTCTACAAGTCTACATGTTTGcatttaaatactgaaatatatattctGTAGTATTCATTAGTTTACAGCAGGATAACGCATGCAAGTCAAATTACACCTTCCATTTCGTTCGTCATTAGATGGGCAGTGTCAGTTTCACTCATTAGGTGGGAAATGTCAAATTCGCTTCAAACTGCCCAGTGAATTATTGGGAAAAAATCTAGTAACTCATTGGATTTTGGAATTAATTGAATTTAATTGATTGAAAATATTGTGAAGAATGTATTACAGAGACTATCTGGCAGTTTCTGTATATTATGTTACTTAACTGTAATCcacacacagaaatatttctcttgtTTAAAAAGCACTACCAAAAGTGTTGCAAATCCTGAGATTTCACAGCAAATGAAAACACAGTATCTGCTTTTTAACTGTGCTGAGTAAATAAAAGTTGGAAGATGCTTTGTGCTTTCCTACAAATAAAGACCAGTCTTTCAGATTTGGAGGATAGGAGGGGAAGAACCcacctgtttggttttttttttttttttacagttagcTTACATATTTAGGAAGATTAGATCTGAAAGTTGCTTCTATTAGATTCTGCTCTTGAGTTGCTGAAAAGATGAAATTGtagcaaagcagtgtttttacTATCTTAAGCACTATCAAGAGAACAAGAAAAGGTTTAGGCTAAGAATGTTTCTGAATCTTGCAATATGAGTCTCTCAGCTTCTGAATGCATTTAAAGGGGGCAGTCAGTATATCTTCAAGATTAATACATGTGCAAGTGAGTGGATGTACGTATGTAGACATGTAATAACAAATAGCTTGTTTGCAATCTTAAAGTATACTGTAACACTTTATAGGTGTCTGTACTGATAAGAGACTTCTCCCTGAAGGTTTGGACACCAAAAGACCAAAGCCAGTTAAGCTGCCGAATCAGGCCTATATTAATCTACCTCTATGGAAAGATGATCAGGGAGAGAATATAGTAGAACACGAAAGCTTTGAAGAAGGAACCTCTGCTAGTTCTACAAATAGTACTCCTCAAATGACGCCTACAAACAGTCTGAGCAGAACACTGCAGAAAAAGAAGACTGATTCAGTGCTGTATGGGTGTGCAGTTCTCCTTGCGTCTGTTGCCCTGGGCTTGGATATTAGAGAACTGAACAAATCACAAGGTCCAGATGAACTCTTGCCAAAGGATGAGAAGAAGAAGCGTGATGGGCTATTTCAGCGTGCTTCAAAATTTCGCAGGAGTGCCAGCCCTACAAGATTGCAGTCCAAGAAAGAGGAAACATGTATTCCATCCCTAAATCCAGCTCCAAATACTGTGAATCTTCTTTCTATGCCTTCCATTTCCACAAAATGCCTACTTCAGTCTGATAATGAAGATGCTTTTGTAAGCACTATGCTTGGTGATTGTGATCCATGTAGTTCCACTGATGACTTTTCATCTGAAACTTCTGAAAGTAAGAGAGAACAGAGGTTACAGCTGGctgctaacacattttctacACCATTAAAGAATCAACCTTTTAATCTTTGTCTGAAACAAGTATCTCAAAATGTGCCAAATTATTCTTTGTCAAAGTTAAGTGTGTTGGGTCACAGACGAACCTTATCAGATGGGAACAATTTTCAGACCACAGGTGGGTATTTAAGAACTTCAAATGTGGGGGGGTTTTAGTATAGAAATGGAAAATCTAGAAGCAATAACTGTTCACTAGTTAGTCACTAAGTTCTTTGCTACATTATCACATGGGTTAGCTGAGCCACCATAACGGTATGTGATAAGTCCTCTGTGACTGAACCCAGAATAAGTTACCTGCACCAGTTGGAAATAGTATCCTATTACAATGTGGGTATAGGAAAGTTCATTTTAAGTAGATATTGATTTTTCTCAGATATTGCAAAAATAAGTTTCATGAGACTTTTCAAGCAATTCACGTCAGCGAGAACCTGCTTTTTTGTGAAACATACAACACTAGCATtatcagtaaaataaattaaaactacaTTGTCAGCTGAATGCATAGTGTAGCTTGTTGACTTCAGGATCCCAAGAGAAACATACATTTGTTTAATACAGTTTGACAGTCCATACAGGTGAGTGAATTAGCATCATTTTAGCCTGTCCATTTATTAACTTCTAGAAAAACAGGTCTGGTGAGTTTTGATTTGCTTGCCTGACCCAGGAGTTATGTCATATGCTCCACGAATCTTTAAGCTAAGCTATTGCTACAAattgaagcagaaaaaaatggtctTTAAATCTGGTTTCCATGTAAATGGTATGTTCATGATTAATGACTGTGCAAAGAACAGAAGTTCTAAATTTTAATACTGGTGTTCTAGAACAGATTCAATGTAATATTCTTTACAATATTGTATGCATATGTTATAATTCATGATatcttaaaattatttgaataatTTATCAGATCTGTGGGGCTTTATTCCACAATTAATTTTCATCCAGTTACGGTGTGGTTAATGCTCTCTGTATCTTTTgtaacaatgaaaaataaattgtcaTGCTCTTTGACAGAGAGATTATAGATGCAGAAGAGTTATTTGAGTAGTGATGATCCTTCCTTAGGAGATTCCCCACAAATATATatgagctttttaatttttttatgaaaaaatcaTTAACATTTATGGTAATCCACTTTTACAGATGACAAAGAAAACCAAACGCTACACAGTTTAAGGTGTTTCTCGttttttgctctttcctttccCCTAGCTAATGGATTTGCTTCAGCTAATGATGTCCCCAAGTTACCAATGCTGTCAGTTACCGGAACTCTACATTCTCCATCTGTTCAAGAAAGAAGCAATCACGGTGGTATTTCACCTGAAAAACAAAGAGCTGTCAATATCATATCAAGGCCTCGACCTTCTTCTCTTAGAAGTAAAATTGATGCATGGCAGATTCTTCCACGTATTATTAAACCAAACTCTAAAGACCCAGAGTATTTAGAGGGCAATATAGGTTCAAATGTTAACTTCTTACCAGATACTCAGGAAAGAACTAACTGCCACATGCCCTCATTGCTTGATATTGATGTAGAAGGTCAAAATAGAGACTGTACTGTGCCTTTATGTAGAATGAAGAGCAAAACTTGTCGGCCATCTATATACGAACTGGAGAGAGAGTTTCTGTCCTGAGTGCCTTTCATTTTagaaacatttgctttttcaAGGAGAACAAAACCTAAAATTCTTGTCCATCTAATGCTTCATGCTGCTGTTTTCTAATGTACTGTGACAAATAGTACCAAAATTATTAAAATGGGCAGCTAATTAAGAAAGTGTAATAGGTGCCTTCTTAAAGTGTTCCTTGGAATCCCAGCTAGTAATTCTAAAAGCACAATGCTGCAAAAATAGTATTCTAGATGAACTTGCCAAGCATATTTTAAATGACTAAAATAACACGTCTGCTTCCCTTCAGAGCATCACAGatgttttcttttggtttggatttttttgctaGAACTTTAACTTTTGCACACTGAAAAACTGAATGA is drawn from Apteryx mantelli isolate bAptMan1 chromosome 3, bAptMan1.hap1, whole genome shotgun sequence and contains these coding sequences:
- the MAP3K21 gene encoding mitogen-activated protein kinase kinase kinase 21 isoform X1, with translation MLRHPNIIALHGVCLREPNLCLVMEFARGGSLNRALAAAAPGGAARGGRRIPPHVLVNWAVQIARGMLYLHDEAIVPILHRDLKSSNILLLEKMEHDDICNKTLKITDFGLAREWHRTTKMSAAGTYAWMAPEVIKSSLFSKGSDIWSYGVLLWELLTGEVPYRGIDGLAVAYGVAVNKLTLPIPSTCPEPFAKLMKECWEQDPHIRPSFALILEQLTAIEGAVMTEMPQESFHSMQDDWKLEIQQIFNELRTKEKELRSREEELTRAALQQKSQEELLKRREQQLAEREIDVLERELNIMIFQLNQEKPNVKKRKGKFKRSRLKLKDGHRISLPSDFQHKITVQASPNLDKRRSLNSNSSSPSSSPTIIPRLRAIQLTSDESNRTWGRNTTCHQEEFEDVKRNFKKRGCTWGPSSVQTKDRADCKDKIRPLSDGSNPWSTLLMKNQKGVPLASLFVDQGVCTDKRLLPEGLDTKRPKPVKLPNQAYINLPLWKDDQGENIVEHESFEEGTSASSTNSTPQMTPTNSLSRTLQKKKTDSVLYGCAVLLASVALGLDIRELNKSQGPDELLPKDEKKKRDGLFQRASKFRRSASPTRLQSKKEETCIPSLNPAPNTVNLLSMPSISTKCLLQSDNEDAFVSTMLGDCDPCSSTDDFSSETSESKREQRLQLAANTFSTPLKNQPFNLCLKQVSQNVPNYSLSKLSVLGHRRTLSDGNNFQTTANGFASANDVPKLPMLSVTGTLHSPSVQERSNHGGISPEKQRAVNIISRPRPSSLRSKIDAWQILPRIIKPNSKDPEYLEGNIGSNVNFLPDTQERTNCHMPSLLDIDVEGQNRDCTVPLCRMKSKTCRPSIYELEREFLS